One window of Nitrospinota bacterium genomic DNA carries:
- a CDS encoding dTDP-glucose 4,6-dehydratase: MKTFFITGGAGFIGGNFILNLVRTGQAKIINYDKLTYAGNLDTLSSIKIDPNYI; this comes from the coding sequence GTGAAAACATTTTTTATTACAGGTGGCGCCGGCTTTATTGGTGGAAACTTTATCCTCAATCTCGTGAGAACCGGCCAGGCAAAAATTATTAATTATGACAAGCTGACCTATGCGGGGAACCTCGATACATTATCTTCAATAAAAATTGACCCTAATTATATA
- a CDS encoding glycosyltransferase family 2 protein, with protein MRQSSIAVVVVNWNSGKYLEKCLQNLRDQTLSPTRVLVVDNASTDDSIDGLEQRFHDWEFIHLEKNTGFAYANNLAVKQVDDCDWVTFLNPDAFARPDWLEKLMSAVERFPDAKMFGSHMLGYKNDLIDGTGDIYHVSGIAWRRDHGVESSKIQRESGEIFSPCAAAALISRQVFLEAGGFDEHFYCYNEDVDLSFRLRLIGHRCIYVSDAIVEHVGSGTTSRYSDFAVYHGQRNLIWSYVRNMPGIWFWFFLPQHILFSLSSMIRFSLNGKAVPVFKARIDALKELPRIWTLRQKTQSSRTVSGRTVIRSMDTNFWTPYIQKKINFSISG; from the coding sequence ATGCGCCAATCATCTATTGCGGTTGTGGTTGTAAATTGGAACTCAGGAAAATATCTGGAAAAATGTTTGCAAAACTTAAGGGATCAGACCTTATCTCCAACCCGGGTTTTGGTGGTGGATAATGCCAGTACCGATGATTCTATAGATGGCCTTGAACAAAGATTCCATGATTGGGAGTTTATTCATTTAGAAAAAAATACTGGTTTTGCATACGCTAATAACCTGGCGGTCAAACAGGTGGATGATTGTGATTGGGTTACATTTTTAAACCCGGATGCTTTTGCTCGACCTGACTGGCTGGAAAAATTAATGAGCGCGGTTGAACGGTTTCCTGATGCGAAGATGTTTGGCAGTCATATGCTTGGATACAAAAATGATCTGATAGATGGAACGGGAGATATCTATCACGTATCTGGAATTGCATGGAGAAGAGACCATGGCGTGGAATCCTCAAAAATTCAAAGGGAGTCCGGAGAAATATTCTCACCTTGTGCCGCTGCAGCCTTAATCTCCAGGCAGGTTTTTCTGGAAGCCGGTGGTTTTGATGAACATTTCTATTGCTATAATGAAGATGTAGATCTCAGTTTTCGTCTGCGCTTGATTGGGCATCGGTGCATTTATGTTTCGGATGCTATTGTAGAGCATGTTGGGTCAGGCACTACTTCCAGGTACAGTGATTTTGCTGTATACCATGGCCAAAGAAACCTGATTTGGTCTTATGTCCGAAATATGCCTGGGATATGGTTCTGGTTTTTTTTACCACAGCATATTCTGTTTAGTTTGTCTTCAATGATTCGGTTTTCACTGAATGGAAAAGCTGTGCCAGTTTTTAAGGCGAGAATAGATGCTTTGAAAGAGCTTCCCAGAATTTGGACGCTTCGACAGAAAACACAAAGCTCCAGAACTGTGTCAGGGCGCACAGTGATTAGATCTATGGATACGAATTTCTGGACGCCCTATATCCAGAAGAAAATCAATTTTTCAATTTCTGGTTAA
- a CDS encoding tetratricopeptide repeat protein, whose protein sequence is MNASFSIKARLFLSSLAIFFLISITYANTLFSPFNFDDQALLQNIKLSGPDRYNSFWPIQYRHLFYLSFSLNHSLSGLNPLSYHLVNVLFHFLSSATILIIGFKTFSKTTKWDTKDVIGLSSIIAFTFALNPVNTEAVTYLSGRASGIGGFFFLLALLFFILGSERRSYRFIPLFYSLSLLAFGLALLSKETTITFPIIIVLYDLCFMRNESWHPFKIRLFSIYLPIGCLVVAFFILTPGMNKIVMNGLGKIDINYALAQTRVLMYAIKISLFPINLTFDYDFPNQWLSFFNIIPVIFWLTALFALIRNFRKISPVISFSILWFLITLSPTNSFLPRADLLSERNLYLPSLGLSILTSYIFYHLFFIKAESSFKRPCLIMLVVFLMILGSQLITRNSVYRSNIQLWEDTYKKSPADLKVLHNLSHFYLEDRRYQQAFVPLLKLSRSAADEFYRAFAHSNLGSIYTQGGKFDLAEKEFQKAIELEPTLPIGYLNLGTYLASRGEFQRAREEFLRARERYILYKWGYPMPPSLDLNLARINLQLNSFEEAEKYIHFYLQKVPGSPKGLLLKGKIYQEKGEVGLAEKAYQKIQGGGLDSAKAQNNLGILFIRQNQYEKAWEAFHESIKHYPQLPDSHYNLGKLILDSNGDPALARKHLEIALTYNKSTSLEKEINQLLNQKLKN, encoded by the coding sequence ATGAATGCCTCCTTTTCAATCAAAGCGAGGTTGTTTTTATCCAGCCTTGCAATATTTTTCCTTATTTCAATCACCTATGCAAATACCCTGTTCTCGCCTTTCAATTTTGATGACCAGGCATTATTACAAAATATCAAGCTTAGCGGCCCAGACAGATATAACAGCTTCTGGCCTATCCAATATCGCCATCTTTTCTACCTCAGCTTCAGCCTAAACCATTCTCTAAGCGGACTAAACCCATTAAGCTACCATTTGGTCAATGTACTGTTTCATTTTTTATCATCGGCGACCATCCTCATTATAGGTTTCAAAACTTTCAGTAAGACCACTAAATGGGACACTAAAGATGTAATAGGCCTGTCATCAATCATAGCTTTTACATTTGCCCTCAACCCTGTCAACACTGAGGCTGTCACATATCTGTCTGGAAGAGCAAGCGGGATAGGCGGCTTTTTTTTCCTGCTGGCTTTGCTGTTTTTTATTTTGGGTAGTGAACGAAGAAGTTATCGATTTATTCCACTTTTTTATTCCTTATCACTTTTGGCGTTTGGCCTTGCACTTCTCAGCAAGGAAACCACCATTACATTTCCAATAATCATAGTTTTATATGATTTATGCTTCATGAGAAATGAAAGCTGGCATCCCTTCAAAATCCGGTTATTTTCCATCTATCTGCCGATTGGTTGTTTAGTTGTCGCATTTTTCATCCTCACACCTGGTATGAACAAAATTGTCATGAATGGGCTGGGCAAAATAGATATCAATTATGCACTGGCTCAAACCAGGGTATTGATGTATGCGATAAAGATCAGCCTGTTTCCAATCAACCTGACTTTTGATTATGATTTCCCAAACCAATGGCTTTCTTTTTTTAACATCATACCCGTTATATTTTGGCTGACAGCATTATTTGCTTTAATTAGAAACTTTCGAAAAATATCCCCGGTTATATCTTTTTCCATATTATGGTTTCTCATTACTCTCTCTCCCACAAACAGTTTTTTACCTCGCGCAGACTTGCTGAGTGAAAGGAATTTATACCTGCCTTCTTTGGGTCTCAGCATATTGACCTCTTATATCTTTTATCACTTATTTTTCATAAAAGCGGAAAGCTCATTCAAAAGACCATGCCTGATAATGCTGGTAGTTTTTTTGATGATTTTGGGCTCCCAATTAATAACCAGAAACTCGGTCTACCGTTCGAACATACAACTCTGGGAAGACACCTATAAAAAATCCCCCGCCGACCTCAAGGTTCTTCATAATCTCAGTCATTTTTATTTGGAGGACAGACGTTATCAACAAGCTTTTGTACCGCTATTAAAACTATCCCGTTCCGCAGCAGATGAATTTTACAGAGCTTTTGCCCACAGCAACCTGGGAAGCATATACACCCAAGGCGGAAAGTTTGATCTGGCAGAGAAAGAATTTCAGAAAGCCATTGAGCTTGAGCCTACCCTGCCGATTGGATATTTGAATCTAGGCACTTATTTAGCTTCTCGCGGAGAGTTTCAACGTGCCCGCGAGGAATTTCTTCGCGCAAGAGAAAGATATATTTTATATAAATGGGGGTATCCCATGCCTCCAAGTCTGGACCTCAACCTGGCACGCATCAACCTGCAATTGAACTCTTTTGAGGAGGCCGAGAAATACATACATTTCTATCTGCAAAAAGTTCCAGGCTCTCCCAAAGGACTACTGTTAAAAGGAAAAATATATCAGGAAAAAGGGGAAGTGGGGCTGGCGGAAAAAGCATACCAGAAAATTCAGGGAGGAGGACTTGACTCGGCCAAAGCTCAGAACAATCTCGGCATACTATTTATCAGGCAAAACCAATATGAGAAAGCATGGGAAGCCTTTCATGAATCGATAAAGCATTATCCGCAATTACCAGACTCGCATTACAACCTTGGGAAATTGATTCTTGATTCTAACGGAGACCCTGCTCTTGCACGCAAGCACCTGGAAATTGCCTTGACCTATAACAAGAGCACATCTCTGGAGAAAGAAATCAACCAACTTCTTAACCAGAAATTGAAAAATTGA
- a CDS encoding undecaprenyl/decaprenyl-phosphate alpha-N-acetylglucosaminyl 1-phosphate transferase, whose amino-acid sequence MKFETFQISGEVYLEGYFTALILSFCLTLYLIKTLKSFNFLTFILNRFPILAKESVSPFGGVPVILSFLATLWILLLLGMVDARNVNLFATLTLGVGLMFLLGIYDDATDCPPRLKLFVQIVIAIILYFAGFQIERIGSLIDLGPFSILLTILWIVGITNAINLIDGMDGLAPGIIFFSCLTLTFVYLERGIIESSFLAVVLAGSTLGFFFFNLPPARIILGDTGSLPLGLLISLITLLPLNQGYTDEIYYLIPVITLLIPIMDTTFAFFRRITKGRSPFTKDANHFHHRMGELGFSPRKTIAILFVIGFYFDLTAMVPVFRINLIPHFIPIYFVFILVNVAILVFILKFFEKKKTS is encoded by the coding sequence ATGAAGTTTGAAACATTCCAAATTTCAGGGGAAGTGTATCTGGAGGGCTATTTTACAGCTCTGATCTTGTCATTTTGTCTCACGTTATATCTGATAAAAACCTTAAAAAGCTTCAATTTTCTCACGTTCATATTGAACCGCTTCCCAATATTAGCCAAGGAAAGCGTCAGCCCTTTCGGTGGAGTCCCAGTTATTCTTTCTTTTCTGGCGACACTCTGGATATTGTTGCTCCTGGGCATGGTGGATGCACGCAATGTCAACCTTTTTGCCACATTGACTTTGGGGGTTGGGTTGATGTTTCTTCTAGGTATTTATGACGATGCAACTGACTGTCCTCCCCGCTTAAAACTGTTCGTGCAAATCGTTATCGCTATTATTCTTTATTTTGCAGGATTTCAAATAGAACGTATCGGCAGCCTGATTGACCTGGGACCCTTTTCAATTCTGCTGACAATTTTATGGATAGTAGGTATCACTAACGCAATTAATCTGATAGACGGCATGGATGGTCTGGCACCGGGGATTATTTTTTTCTCTTGCCTGACTTTGACCTTTGTCTATCTTGAGCGCGGTATTATTGAATCCTCTTTTCTGGCAGTAGTTCTGGCGGGAAGCACCCTCGGCTTTTTCTTTTTCAATTTACCACCTGCGAGAATTATTCTCGGAGATACCGGAAGTCTTCCACTAGGACTATTAATCTCCCTCATCACCTTACTGCCTCTCAATCAAGGCTATACTGATGAGATATATTATCTTATCCCTGTTATTACTCTGCTCATCCCCATCATGGATACCACCTTCGCTTTTTTCAGAAGAATCACGAAAGGAAGAAGCCCGTTCACCAAGGATGCCAACCACTTCCATCACAGAATGGGGGAATTGGGTTTTTCGCCGCGGAAAACCATTGCCATACTATTTGTAATTGGTTTCTATTTTGATTTGACCGCAATGGTACCTGTATTCAGGATCAATCTTATTCCCCATTTTATACCCATTTATTTTGTTTTTATTTTAGTAAACGTTGCCATTCTGGTTTTCATCCTTAAGTTTTTCGAGAAAAAGAAAACATCATGA
- a CDS encoding glycosyltransferase family 2 protein, translating to MEFLFLLPEESAETVNLSCIIVSYNNSTPLRNCLESIYHTLREISFEVIIVDNSQNDSGMLSLKESYPQVQLIQNTQNVGFAKANNQAVRSAKGETLLFLNPDTILTDQAIEKMVAFLKSNADVGALGPKVLNEDGSLQYSCRRFPTLMTGFFNRYSLLSKWFPDNPYTVNYLMKDFSHDENREVDWLSGCCLMVPRAVFEKVNGFDEQYFLFNEDIDLCRTISQSGYKVMYFPSAEITHHVNTSNSKVPVAIIIKRHQGMKHYYGKHYAKNPLAKIIVNFAITLRCFSQLAFNLFKETPTRDTFK from the coding sequence ATTGAGTTTCTTTTCCTCCTTCCTGAAGAGTCGGCTGAGACCGTGAACCTTTCCTGCATCATCGTCAGTTATAACAACAGCACTCCCCTCAGAAATTGTCTGGAGTCCATTTACCACACTCTGCGGGAAATATCTTTTGAAGTCATCATTGTAGATAACAGCCAGAACGACTCGGGAATGCTTTCTTTGAAAGAGTCTTATCCTCAAGTCCAGTTGATTCAGAACACTCAAAATGTTGGCTTCGCCAAGGCCAATAACCAAGCTGTCAGGTCAGCAAAAGGCGAAACACTTCTTTTTTTAAACCCCGACACTATTTTAACCGATCAAGCTATAGAGAAAATGGTTGCCTTCTTGAAATCGAACGCAGATGTAGGGGCACTGGGACCAAAGGTATTGAATGAGGATGGAAGTCTGCAATACTCCTGCAGACGTTTCCCAACTCTTATGACAGGTTTTTTCAACCGTTATTCCCTACTTTCAAAATGGTTCCCAGATAACCCCTATACAGTGAATTATCTAATGAAAGATTTCAGCCACGATGAGAACCGGGAAGTCGACTGGTTATCCGGATGTTGTCTCATGGTACCTCGTGCAGTATTTGAAAAAGTAAATGGATTTGACGAGCAATACTTTTTATTCAATGAAGATATCGACCTTTGCAGAACCATCTCTCAATCAGGATATAAAGTGATGTATTTTCCATCAGCCGAAATAACTCATCATGTCAATACCAGCAACAGTAAAGTGCCTGTCGCAATCATAATTAAACGCCATCAAGGCATGAAGCATTATTACGGAAAACATTACGCAAAAAATCCTTTGGCAAAAATAATCGTCAATTTTGCAATAACCTTACGATGCTTTTCTCAGCTTGCATTCAATCTATTTAAAGAAACTCCCACCAGGGATACTTTCAAATGA
- a CDS encoding SDR family NAD(P)-dependent oxidoreductase, whose product MGKRVLVTGGAGFIGSHTVDQLVQRGDTVRVYDNLNPQVHGEQAKKPEYLHSEAEFIKGDVRNRDHLKKAIEDVDLIIHDAAEVGVGQSMYSIDQYVSTNVQGTGVLWDILVNEKHKVEKVLVASSMSLYGEGSYQCPEHGKISPKPRPESQLAEGKWEMLCPECEVPVTPVPTDENKELDCTSVYAQSKKDQEVYSLMIGKAHQIPTVACRYFNCYGPRQSLNNPYTGAAAIFCSAIKNDSPPLIYEDGHQRRDFIHVRDLVRGKLLLLDHQDANYEIFNIGTGKPSSILDLAETLIELCGKNFCPDVIYKFRNGDIRDCYADISKIKALGFTPDLTLRQGLEDLVAWSDNQHAVSRVSDAHQKLVDKGLVLETQPVASK is encoded by the coding sequence ATGGGAAAAAGGGTTTTGGTGACAGGCGGGGCCGGATTCATCGGGTCGCATACCGTGGACCAGCTGGTTCAACGGGGAGATACCGTCCGGGTTTACGACAACCTCAATCCACAGGTACATGGAGAGCAGGCCAAAAAGCCTGAGTACTTGCACTCGGAGGCAGAATTCATCAAGGGGGATGTTCGCAACCGGGACCATTTAAAGAAAGCCATCGAAGATGTAGATCTGATCATTCACGATGCCGCAGAGGTAGGCGTGGGTCAATCAATGTATTCTATTGACCAATACGTTTCCACAAATGTCCAGGGCACGGGAGTATTATGGGATATCCTGGTCAACGAAAAACATAAGGTTGAAAAAGTTCTCGTTGCAAGTTCCATGAGCCTTTATGGAGAGGGTTCTTACCAGTGCCCGGAACATGGAAAGATTAGTCCCAAACCCAGACCAGAGAGTCAACTTGCAGAGGGGAAGTGGGAAATGCTTTGCCCGGAATGTGAAGTGCCTGTAACTCCTGTCCCTACAGATGAGAATAAAGAACTGGACTGCACATCAGTCTACGCACAAAGCAAAAAAGATCAGGAAGTGTATTCACTGATGATTGGAAAAGCCCATCAGATTCCCACTGTAGCCTGTCGTTATTTTAATTGTTATGGCCCACGCCAATCGTTAAATAATCCTTATACTGGTGCGGCGGCTATCTTTTGTTCTGCGATCAAGAACGATTCTCCACCTTTGATTTATGAGGATGGTCACCAACGCCGTGACTTTATTCATGTTCGTGATCTGGTCCGTGGAAAACTTCTTTTGCTGGATCATCAGGATGCGAATTACGAAATTTTTAATATTGGAACTGGCAAGCCATCTTCCATTTTGGATCTGGCGGAAACGCTTATCGAGCTTTGTGGAAAAAACTTTTGTCCCGATGTGATTTATAAATTCCGCAATGGTGATATTCGAGATTGTTATGCCGACATCTCCAAGATAAAAGCCCTGGGTTTTACACCTGATTTGACCTTGAGGCAGGGGCTTGAAGACCTGGTTGCCTGGAGTGACAATCAGCATGCGGTTTCACGGGTTAGCGATGCTCATCAAAAACTGGTTGATAAAGGCCTGGTGCTGGAAACTCAACCGGTTGCCAGTAAGTAA
- a CDS encoding tetratricopeptide repeat protein → MTQRLILGGILFFLFLLLTPLGIFNDWIPPATHKGYYAVTTIDGGDDAGYYAYLRSVFFDGDLDFFNELHYVHSEKFMPTGYVFNNWQMGQALVFLPFFLVGHLLALLYQGLGYPISVEGYSAPYYISTAVASVTFLFAGLILVFKTLHSFIDKRFSLLVTLSIWLASPLIYFSFIRQRMSHTVEFFFAAVLIFAWAHFRPLAREANSNDPVGRDAPSNAEEGRGQLVLRFAALGAILGFLGMTRVINIAFLALFAVDLIWSFRGDLKSSANVKKILLLGGAGLVGFFLVMLPQIVCWYQLNGVPFPPRHMKYAGDGLSGISLLPVLEKLWDLFFSAKWGLMFSMPLAVAGMAGLFLKNEWLKELRPGLLAYLAGILTIVVVYPEDSASYGHRHLISALPVFALGLANLLRRISETGSKWGVWAVKIGCLSAVLAQFIMVIQYKVVLPYNHPEFTLKALASTPELISSRPDLLLRSSNFFKVLSLQFPQNWNYLDGLFLLVFPAFQLMGLAFVLVYFKLIGQGSFFQIRFLDPKFILGKSIIVSIILLVTVMIAAPVKTRSEINSRMEYQETVKKAEAHVRSREIDKARAEYNQAVKKIPQSWKPYLMIGQTWQAQGRIDEANRFYLKALDYNPDDSPTLVLLGNNLRRQGKVEESEKVLRSAVRAWPLNLTAYDSLAQLLVFRGKREEGIKMFKYALQINPDYGPSHINLAMTYHSLNQERESLLHLNKALSLGMKGPVIDRIKSIILNKPGKS, encoded by the coding sequence ATGACCCAACGTCTTATTTTAGGCGGCATTTTGTTTTTCCTTTTTCTACTGCTCACACCTCTTGGTATTTTCAATGATTGGATTCCTCCAGCGACTCATAAAGGCTATTACGCTGTAACAACCATTGATGGTGGGGACGATGCTGGCTACTATGCCTACCTTCGGTCGGTTTTTTTTGATGGCGACCTTGATTTTTTTAATGAGCTTCATTATGTCCATTCAGAAAAATTCATGCCAACCGGTTATGTTTTCAACAACTGGCAAATGGGCCAGGCCCTTGTGTTTTTGCCGTTTTTTCTCGTCGGTCATTTGTTGGCACTGCTTTATCAGGGGTTGGGTTACCCAATATCGGTAGAGGGTTATTCGGCACCTTATTACATCTCTACCGCTGTGGCTTCGGTTACTTTTTTATTTGCTGGATTGATTCTGGTTTTTAAAACCCTGCATTCTTTTATTGATAAACGGTTTTCCTTACTTGTAACGCTGTCCATCTGGTTGGCTTCTCCACTTATCTATTTTTCATTCATTCGGCAGCGAATGTCCCATACCGTAGAGTTTTTTTTCGCCGCGGTTTTGATTTTTGCCTGGGCCCATTTCCGCCCTCTTGCGAGGGAGGCAAATAGCAATGACCCCGTGGGCCGAGATGCGCCTTCAAACGCAGAAGAAGGCCGGGGTCAGTTGGTGCTTCGCTTTGCCGCTTTAGGAGCTATTCTGGGTTTCCTGGGCATGACAAGGGTGATTAATATTGCTTTCCTTGCCTTGTTTGCGGTGGACCTGATATGGAGTTTTCGCGGTGACTTGAAATCGAGCGCCAACGTTAAAAAAATTCTGCTGTTGGGAGGAGCAGGGTTAGTAGGGTTTTTTCTGGTCATGCTCCCACAGATTGTTTGCTGGTACCAGTTGAACGGGGTGCCTTTTCCTCCACGTCATATGAAATACGCAGGGGATGGATTGTCGGGAATCTCCTTATTGCCGGTGTTGGAAAAGTTGTGGGATCTTTTCTTTTCAGCTAAATGGGGTTTAATGTTTTCCATGCCATTGGCTGTGGCGGGTATGGCAGGATTATTTCTAAAAAATGAATGGCTAAAAGAATTACGACCCGGGTTGTTGGCTTATCTGGCCGGAATCCTGACTATTGTAGTTGTATATCCGGAAGATTCAGCTTCATACGGGCATCGGCATCTGATTTCGGCGTTACCTGTTTTTGCGCTGGGACTGGCTAACCTGTTGCGTCGAATTTCAGAAACAGGATCCAAGTGGGGAGTTTGGGCTGTCAAAATAGGATGTTTGTCGGCGGTACTGGCACAATTTATCATGGTCATTCAATATAAGGTTGTCTTGCCTTATAACCATCCCGAATTTACCTTGAAAGCACTTGCATCAACGCCCGAATTGATTTCCAGCCGTCCTGATTTGTTATTGAGATCATCCAATTTTTTTAAAGTTTTATCACTTCAATTTCCACAAAACTGGAATTATCTGGATGGATTATTCCTTTTAGTATTCCCTGCTTTTCAACTGATGGGATTGGCATTTGTGTTGGTTTATTTTAAGTTAATAGGTCAGGGGTCCTTCTTTCAAATCAGGTTTCTTGACCCGAAGTTCATTCTGGGCAAGAGTATAATCGTTAGTATTATTTTGCTGGTTACTGTCATGATCGCTGCCCCTGTAAAAACCCGGTCTGAAATAAACTCCAGAATGGAATATCAGGAAACAGTTAAAAAGGCAGAAGCTCACGTGAGAAGTCGTGAAATAGATAAAGCTCGTGCTGAATACAATCAGGCTGTGAAAAAGATCCCTCAGTCCTGGAAACCTTATTTGATGATCGGGCAGACTTGGCAAGCTCAAGGCAGGATCGATGAAGCAAACCGATTTTATCTAAAAGCGTTGGATTATAATCCAGATGATAGTCCGACTCTGGTATTATTGGGAAATAATTTGAGGCGACAAGGCAAAGTTGAAGAATCAGAAAAAGTTTTACGTTCTGCTGTTCGCGCATGGCCGTTAAATTTAACTGCTTATGACTCCCTTGCCCAACTCCTGGTGTTTCGTGGCAAACGTGAAGAAGGCATAAAAATGTTCAAATACGCGCTTCAAATCAACCCTGATTATGGGCCCAGTCATATAAATTTGGCTATGACTTATCATTCGCTAAATCAGGAAAGAGAGAGCTTGCTTCATTTAAACAAGGCTCTAAGTCTTGGCATGAAAGGCCCCGTAATTGACCGAATAAAATCGATAATCCTGAACAAACCAGGTAAATCATGA
- a CDS encoding SUMF1/EgtB/PvdO family nonheme iron enzyme produces MMMDSPFSFFRTVLCLFLLNLLLFPSLGFSSVIDETLKGDENVVEGKLEEAEKHYARALEMDPDNWRIMRPLAEVRFQLKKYKETKELVDRILAMKVSKLKIVRVTMKDSNQTFEAEIIDENVIPADDGSNNMRNYLDGEGKKVTPHYRLFNLDNREMLLVPHDAAKIKYQAVPTRDYAYTQELHAKVENILIAQSEPLGPVEMIALRGGCFKMGSDKGHAVSEEPVHEVCLDPFELDKYEVNQKDFQTVMGHNPSRFKGAKRPVDSVTWHEAEEYCKKSNKRLPTEAEWEFAARGGTNTEFYWGDEFDPTKTNFCDSNCVMNIRTANLSDGYPNTAPIGSFPANPFGLHDMAGNVNEWVSDWFEIRYYKNSPRNNPKGAPRSNPSDRRGGGTQKVYRGGAWKTEVNSQRTAWRKGFETDYRLDGTGFRCAR; encoded by the coding sequence ATGATGATGGACAGCCCTTTTTCGTTTTTTAGAACTGTATTGTGTTTGTTTTTACTGAACCTTTTATTATTCCCATCGCTGGGATTTTCGAGCGTGATCGATGAAACGCTAAAAGGGGATGAAAATGTAGTGGAGGGTAAACTTGAGGAAGCTGAAAAGCATTACGCCCGAGCGCTTGAAATGGACCCGGATAATTGGCGCATAATGCGTCCACTGGCCGAAGTCCGTTTCCAATTAAAAAAGTATAAAGAAACCAAGGAACTGGTTGATCGTATATTGGCTATGAAAGTATCCAAATTAAAAATCGTTAGGGTTACGATGAAAGATAGTAATCAAACATTTGAAGCAGAAATTATTGATGAAAATGTTATTCCTGCTGATGATGGTAGCAATAATATGAGGAATTATTTGGATGGCGAAGGTAAAAAAGTTACTCCTCATTACCGACTCTTCAATCTCGATAATAGGGAAATGCTTCTCGTCCCACATGATGCCGCAAAGATAAAATATCAGGCAGTTCCTACCAGAGACTATGCTTATACTCAGGAACTGCATGCCAAGGTAGAAAATATTTTGATCGCTCAGTCAGAGCCTCTGGGTCCTGTTGAAATGATAGCTCTCAGAGGTGGTTGTTTCAAAATGGGGAGTGATAAAGGTCACGCTGTATCAGAGGAACCGGTCCATGAAGTTTGCCTGGATCCCTTTGAACTGGATAAATATGAGGTAAACCAGAAGGACTTTCAAACAGTGATGGGGCACAATCCCTCAAGGTTTAAGGGTGCTAAACGGCCTGTCGACAGCGTAACCTGGCATGAAGCTGAAGAGTATTGCAAAAAATCCAATAAACGATTGCCGACCGAAGCGGAATGGGAATTCGCCGCACGTGGAGGAACCAATACAGAATTTTACTGGGGCGATGAGTTTGATCCCACCAAAACCAATTTCTGTGACAGCAATTGTGTGATGAACATACGAACGGCAAACCTGTCAGATGGTTATCCGAATACTGCTCCAATAGGTTCTTTCCCGGCAAACCCATTTGGTCTCCATGATATGGCTGGTAATGTTAATGAATGGGTATCAGACTGGTTTGAGATTCGGTACTACAAAAATAGTCCGAGGAACAACCCTAAAGGAGCCCCGCGCTCCAATCCATCAGACCGTCGTGGCGGAGGAACACAGAAAGTTTATCGGGGAGGTGCCTGGAAAACCGAGGTGAACAGTCAACGGACAGCCTGGCGAAAAGGTTTTGAAACGGACTATCGGCTGGATGGCACAGGATTCCGCTGCGCTCGCTAA